One Bacillus amyloliquefaciens DSM 7 = ATCC 23350 DNA window includes the following coding sequences:
- a CDS encoding DUF1128 domain-containing protein — translation MPSQQTETLNKMIEDISQKLNMLNVGVIKAEDFSDEKIEDLTYLHQMVMKKESFSPSEMQAIAQELASLRK, via the coding sequence TTGCCGAGCCAACAAACAGAAACGTTAAACAAGATGATTGAAGACATTTCGCAGAAGCTCAATATGCTCAATGTCGGCGTCATCAAAGCGGAAGATTTCAGTGATGAAAAAATAGAAGATCTTACATATCTTCATCAAATGGTCATGAAAAAGGAATCATTCAGCCCGAGTGAAATGCAGGCCATTGCCCAGGAGCTCGCCTCTCTCAGAAAATAA
- a CDS encoding low molecular weight protein-tyrosine-phosphatase: MVHVLFVCLGNIFRSPMAEAVFSDMVKKNGLEDQINIDSAGIGAWHAGNPPHEGTEEILKEKGISTSGITARQVRESDLTDFDYVIAMDAENIGHLRSMAGYKKEVPRIARLLDYVPESDLADVPDPYYTGNFSEVYALIESGYRHLLDTIKKDHHL; the protein is encoded by the coding sequence ATGGTACATGTTCTGTTTGTCTGTCTGGGAAATATTTTCCGGTCGCCTATGGCAGAGGCGGTATTTTCTGATATGGTAAAGAAAAACGGGCTGGAAGATCAGATTAACATTGATTCAGCGGGAATCGGCGCCTGGCATGCGGGAAATCCGCCGCATGAAGGGACAGAGGAGATTCTAAAGGAGAAAGGGATCAGCACAAGCGGCATCACGGCAAGGCAGGTCCGTGAGTCTGATCTGACCGATTTCGATTACGTCATTGCGATGGATGCTGAAAATATCGGACATCTGCGCAGCATGGCCGGTTATAAAAAAGAGGTGCCGCGTATCGCAAGGCTGCTTGATTATGTACCGGAGTCGGATCTTGCGGACGTGCCCGATCCGTACTATACCGGGAATTTCAGCGAGGTGTACGCGTTGATCGAGTCGGGATACCGTCATTTGCTGGACACAATTAAAAAAGACCATCATTTATAA
- a CDS encoding YihY family inner membrane protein has translation MSFMKELFARFSLHEGQSKSAELAYFFLLSLFPLIIFILTLTAYLPISAEDVLGAVDQYAPDSAMSMVKSITEQTLNKRSGGLLSFGIIAVIWSASNGMNAIVRAFNHAYEVEENRSFIILRLTSIFLTIAMVVTILIALLLPVFGREIGLLAADFIGAPGLFLKVWSVVRWGISPLILLIVFTALYIFAPNKRLSLRFVLPGAVFAAAGWIIVSMLFSFYVGTFANYSATYGSIGGIIVLMIWFYLTGTLLILGGEINALLHKRKKLPDENPYRGSKL, from the coding sequence ATGAGTTTTATGAAGGAGCTGTTTGCAAGGTTTTCTCTGCATGAAGGACAAAGTAAATCGGCGGAGCTGGCGTATTTTTTTCTGCTGTCATTGTTTCCGTTAATCATTTTCATACTGACGCTCACCGCCTATCTTCCCATATCGGCAGAAGACGTGCTCGGCGCAGTCGATCAATACGCGCCCGACAGCGCCATGTCCATGGTGAAATCCATTACGGAGCAAACGCTGAACAAACGCAGCGGCGGGCTTTTGTCATTCGGGATTATCGCCGTCATCTGGTCGGCTTCCAACGGTATGAATGCGATTGTCAGAGCATTTAACCATGCCTACGAAGTCGAAGAAAACCGCTCATTTATTATCCTTCGCCTGACCTCAATTTTTTTAACTATCGCGATGGTGGTTACGATTTTAATCGCACTGCTTCTGCCGGTGTTCGGCAGAGAAATCGGACTGCTGGCTGCAGATTTTATTGGCGCCCCCGGCCTGTTTTTGAAGGTGTGGTCGGTTGTCCGCTGGGGTATCAGTCCGCTTATCCTTTTAATCGTGTTCACGGCGCTTTACATTTTTGCGCCGAATAAAAGGCTTTCCCTCCGCTTTGTGCTGCCGGGAGCCGTATTTGCGGCAGCCGGCTGGATTATCGTCAGTATGCTGTTCTCATTTTACGTCGGCACCTTTGCCAACTACAGCGCCACATACGGGAGCATCGGGGGAATTATCGTCCTTATGATTTGGTTTTACCTGACGGGAACACTGCTGATTTTAGGAGGAGAAATCAACGCGCTTTTACATAAACGTAAAAAGCTTCCTGATGAAAATCCCTACCGCGGGAGCAAGCTATAG